The Acidobacteriota bacterium genomic sequence AACAACGCCTACGGCAAGCTCTCCGGCCGCCTCGCGATCGTCGAAGGGGATCTCTTCGACCCGGTTTACGGACCGAGCGGCAATGACGAGCTGGCGCGGGTCATCGAGAGCGACGAGTTCCGCGTCAACACCGAGCGCGGCCGCGCCGGCCGCGCCATCCACACCCGCTCCGAGAAGTTCTTCCAGATTTCCACCTCTGGCCTGTGCGCCACCTGTCACGACGTCAATCTGGTCAACGGCTTCCGCCTCGAGGAAGCCTTCAGCGAGTTCAAGACCTCACCAGCGGCCCAGGAAGGTACCTCCTGCCAGGACTGCCACATGAGCACCGAGCCGGGCGTCGACTCGGGGTACGCCGAAGGGCCCGCGGCGATCGTCGGCGGCCGACCCACGGTGGCGCGCAAGCGGACCGATCACATGTTCATCGGGCCCGACTACTCGGTCGTCCACCCGGGGATCTTCCCGCACAACCCCAAGGCCTCGGAGCTCGCCACCCTGCGCGAGTGGCTGACCTTCGACCACGAGGCCGGCTGGGGAACGGACGCCTTCGAAGAAGAGCTTCCGGAAGGGTACGAGTTCCCCGACCGCTGGCGCTCCGCCGACGACCGCTATGACGCCCGCGACATCGTGAACGAGAATCTGGTGCTGCTCGCCGAGGCCAATGAAGAACGACTCAAGCTGCTGCGGGCCGGCTACCAGCTCGGTGAGGTGGTGATCGATCGCGCCGACGACAAGGGCATCGTGTTTCGCGTCGAGGTCAAGAACGGCACCAACGGGCACGGCGTGCCGACCGGATTCGACGCCGAGCGGTTGGTGTTTCTGCACACCTCTGTGCGCGACCGCGATGGTCGCGTGATTTTCGAATCCGGCGACCTCGATCCCAACGGCGACGTCCGCGACAGCCACTCGCTTTACGTCCACAACGGCGAGCTACCCCTCGATCGCCAGCTCTTCAGCCTGCAGTCGAAGTTCATCACCCGGATGGTGCGCGGCGGCGAGCGCGAGCAGGTGCTGGCGGTCAACTACTCGCCGGATCCGCTGCCCTTCCTGCGCCCCTCGACTTCGTCCACGATTCTGACCGGCCGACCGCGAGGGGCTCGCAAGCACAAGCAGAACATCGAGCCCTTGGGTAGCCGCTGGGCCGAGTACCGAGTGCCCGCCAAGGCCCTCGACGGACGAGGGCCCTACCGTCTCGAAGTCGAGATCAAGGCCGGCATGATCCCCGTCAACCTGATCCACGAGATCAAGGACGTCGGATTCGACTACGGCCTGAGCGCCCGCGAGGTCGCCGAGCGCGTGGTCGACGGTCATCTGGTGCTGTGGAAGCACGAAGCCGCGATCGAGCTCGACCGCTCCGGCGGGTAGGCGTCGTGGCGCCGCGGCGATTGCTCCTCTTCGGACTCCTCTCGGGAGTCCTCCTGTGTCTGCCGACGCCATCGTCCGCCACCGAGAGTCGAGCCACCGCGGTTTCGGGAGTCGCGGACACCGGCGTTCTCGAAGACCGGTCGCCGGATCCGCCCGGCCAAGACCTGCCGCCGACGGGCCAGGATAAAGACCCGCAAGACTCGCCGCAGAGCGCCACGGCGAAGGACGATTCCGCCCCGCACCACTCCGATCACGACCCCGCGGCTGAGCACGGAGGATTGCCAGCAGCGCACTCCGGCGAGGCGCACGCGAGCCATGATCAGGGCGACGCCGGCCACGGCGAGGATGAAAGTCACGGCGCAGGCCACGGCAAGCATGGCGGGCACAGCAGCCGCCTGACCGAAGAACGGATTCCGCTGCTGGTCGAGAACGTCCCGCAACGGCCGAAGCCGATTCTCGAGCTCGGCGAGCCGTTTCTCGGCTCGGGCACCCTGAAGCCCGGATTCCACCTGCCCACGGGAGCCGTCTGGCAGCCTTCGCTGCTGGTCTTCGGCACCCTTCGCACGGCCGTGCAGAGCTTCGAGAACGAGGTCGGACGGGTGAGTGAGCTGACCACCCGTCTGGACCTTTTCGCCAATCTCCAGCTCTCCGGAACGGAGCGCTTGGTGGTCGGTTTCCGGCCCTTCGATCGCAACGGCCGCTTCACCAATTACACCTTCGAATCGACCGTTCCCGGCGTTGACGACGGCGAGTTCACGGACGAGCTCAACGGCGAAATCACCAGCCTGTTCTTCGAGGGCGACTTCGGCGAGATCTTTCCCAACCTGTCCCGCAACGACTTCTCCCCCACGGACGTCGGTTTTTCGGTCGGGCGCCAGCCGATGCTGTTCCAGGAAGGGCTGCTGATCAACGACGCCATCGACGGCCTCGGCATCACCCGCAACACCCTGCAGCCGAAGAAGTCCTCGAACTTCCGCGCCACCTTCTTCTGGGGCTGGAACGAGGTCGGTCGACCCGGGCCGGCCGGCAACCGGGAAGACGACCAGGCTCATCTTCTCGCCCTCTTGACCTCCGCCGACCTGCGCCGCTCGACCATCGATGCCGATCTCGTCTGGGTGCTCTCGGACGAGCGTCAGACCAACCTCGGGGGATCTCCTCTGCGCACCGGAGGCGACCTGCTCGCCGGCGGTTTGAGCTTCGTGCAGCGCATCGGGGAGCTCAACACCTCCTTCCGCGTGCTCGGCTCCCTGGCCAACGACGAGACCGCCAGCAGCAGCGACGGCTTCCTGCTCTTCTCGGAGATCTCTCGCACCCCGCACCGCACCCACGACCTCCTCTACGTCAACGGCTTCGTGGCCCTCGACCGCTACACCTCGGCGGCCCGTGGACCGGCCGCCGGCGGTCCCTTGGGACGCGCCGGCATCAACTTCGCGGCGGTCGGCCTCGGGCGTTACGGCGCCGCCTTGTCGAGCCAAGCGGAAGATGTCGTCGGTGGTGCGGTGGGCTACCAGCGGTTCTTCGATCACACCCGCAAACAGCTCATCGTCGAGCTCGGGGCACGCCTCGGCACCTCGTCCGACATCGCCGACGCCGTCGCTGCGACCGCCCGCTACCAGGCCGCT encodes the following:
- a CDS encoding multiheme c-type cytochrome; the encoded protein is MSRTPWAWLCAALMSLWVLLLVSSSTISAPRVDSGPDQPAPSPPPETADDATLSADAEHAALFLENRFPAATTCATCHPDHYREWSVSPHAYAQMSPVFNAMHGTILKRTNGTNGDFCIRCHTPVGMNLGEPEFMSNLDRHPTSREGVTCVVCHRLNNAYGKLSGRLAIVEGDLFDPVYGPSGNDELARVIESDEFRVNTERGRAGRAIHTRSEKFFQISTSGLCATCHDVNLVNGFRLEEAFSEFKTSPAAQEGTSCQDCHMSTEPGVDSGYAEGPAAIVGGRPTVARKRTDHMFIGPDYSVVHPGIFPHNPKASELATLREWLTFDHEAGWGTDAFEEELPEGYEFPDRWRSADDRYDARDIVNENLVLLAEANEERLKLLRAGYQLGEVVIDRADDKGIVFRVEVKNGTNGHGVPTGFDAERLVFLHTSVRDRDGRVIFESGDLDPNGDVRDSHSLYVHNGELPLDRQLFSLQSKFITRMVRGGEREQVLAVNYSPDPLPFLRPSTSSTILTGRPRGARKHKQNIEPLGSRWAEYRVPAKALDGRGPYRLEVEIKAGMIPVNLIHEIKDVGFDYGLSAREVAERVVDGHLVLWKHEAAIELDRSGG